The following proteins are co-located in the Ketogulonicigenium robustum genome:
- a CDS encoding ABC transporter permease, with amino-acid sequence MAKGMLSDPGARKGLLLVSPPFFYALVMLAIPLGAVVLLSFWSKQTVGYDMTPTLANYQEALSHPLYRLLLGRSLMVSAAVTLVTVLLAYPIAYFVSFKVDPSRKSLWLLLITIPFWTSYLIRVVLWKVILGYNGVINSALLWLGVIDQPLQAINYNMGAVIVTLAHSYAPFAILPIFVALEKIDRSLLEASQDLGENKISTFLRVTLPLSVTGIVAAVLIVFIPTVGDFVTPELLGGPGGKLMANMIQSMFLGINKPTLGAALAVISMLSVAVVSLIFVVLCSRWMGGRQ; translated from the coding sequence ATGGCAAAAGGCATGCTAAGTGACCCCGGCGCCCGCAAGGGCCTGCTACTGGTGTCCCCGCCGTTCTTTTACGCGTTGGTGATGCTGGCCATACCGCTGGGCGCGGTTGTGCTGCTCAGCTTCTGGAGCAAACAGACGGTGGGCTACGACATGACGCCCACCTTGGCCAACTACCAAGAGGCGCTGAGCCACCCGCTTTACCGCTTGCTGCTAGGGCGGTCGCTGATGGTTTCGGCGGCAGTGACGTTGGTCACGGTGCTGCTGGCCTATCCGATCGCTTATTTCGTGTCATTCAAGGTCGATCCCAGCCGCAAGTCGCTGTGGCTGCTGCTGATCACCATTCCGTTCTGGACGTCCTATCTGATCCGCGTTGTGCTGTGGAAAGTGATCCTTGGCTATAACGGCGTCATCAACTCGGCCCTGCTGTGGCTGGGCGTGATCGACCAGCCGCTGCAAGCGATCAACTATAACATGGGCGCTGTGATCGTGACGCTGGCGCATTCCTATGCGCCTTTTGCGATCTTGCCGATCTTCGTTGCGCTGGAAAAAATCGACCGCTCGCTGCTCGAGGCCTCGCAGGATTTGGGCGAGAACAAGATTTCCACCTTCCTGCGTGTGACCCTGCCGCTGTCTGTGACGGGGATCGTCGCGGCGGTGCTGATCGTCTTTATCCCGACGGTGGGTGATTTCGTGACGCCTGAACTGCTGGGCGGGCCGGGCGGCAAGCTGATGGCCAACATGATCCAAAGCATGTTCCTCGGTATCAACAAGCCGACCTTGGGGGCGGCGCTCGCGGTGATCTCGATGCTGTCGGTTGCGGTGGTCAGCCTGATCTTCGTGGTGCTGTGCAGTCGCTGGATGGGGGGCCGACAATGA
- the rpsI gene encoding 30S ribosomal protein S9 yields MADQIKSLDQLAAAAGESAVVVAVAAPREPVRDSLGRSYATGKRKDAVARVWIKPGTGKVTVNGKEMPVYFARPVLQMILRQPFQVAGVVDQFDVFATVTGGGLSGQAGAVKHGISKALQLFDPALRPALKAAGFLTRDSRVVERKKYGKAKARRSFQFSKR; encoded by the coding sequence ATGGCCGATCAGATCAAATCGCTCGATCAACTGGCCGCTGCTGCTGGTGAATCGGCTGTCGTCGTCGCTGTTGCTGCCCCGCGCGAACCCGTTCGCGACTCGCTGGGCCGGTCGTACGCAACCGGCAAGCGTAAAGACGCTGTCGCTCGCGTCTGGATCAAGCCGGGCACGGGCAAGGTCACCGTCAACGGTAAGGAAATGCCGGTCTACTTTGCACGCCCCGTGCTGCAAATGATCCTGCGTCAGCCCTTCCAAGTTGCGGGCGTTGTCGACCAGTTCGACGTTTTCGCAACCGTCACCGGTGGTGGCCTGTCGGGTCAAGCCGGCGCGGTCAAGCACGGTATCTCGAAGGCCCTGCAACTGTTCGACCCGGCCCTGCGCCCGGCGCTGAAAGCTGCTGGCTTCCTGACCCGCGACAGCCGCGTTGTCGAGCGTAAGAAATACGGTAAGGCCAAGGCCCGCCGCAGCTTCCAGTTCTCGAAGCGCTAA
- the rplM gene encoding 50S ribosomal protein L13, whose protein sequence is MKTFTATPADIEKKWVVIDAEGVVLGRLASIIAMRLRGKHKPSFTPHMDMGDNVIVINAEKVQVTGDKREKPNYWHTGHPGGIKSRTTGEILEGKYPERVIMQAVKRMLPGNRLSRQQMTHLRVFAGSAHTHEAQNPEVLDVASWNKKNTRTA, encoded by the coding sequence ATGAAAACCTTTACCGCTACTCCGGCGGATATCGAGAAGAAGTGGGTCGTGATCGACGCTGAAGGCGTTGTTCTGGGCCGTCTCGCCTCGATCATCGCCATGCGCTTGCGCGGCAAGCACAAGCCGTCGTTCACCCCCCACATGGACATGGGCGACAACGTCATCGTCATCAACGCTGAAAAAGTGCAAGTGACTGGCGACAAGCGCGAAAAGCCGAACTACTGGCACACCGGTCACCCGGGCGGCATCAAGTCGCGCACCACGGGCGAGATCCTCGAGGGCAAATACCCCGAGCGTGTGATCATGCAAGCCGTCAAGCGCATGCTTCCCGGCAACCGTCTGAGCCGTCAGCAAATGACCCACCTGCGCGTCTTCGCTGGCTCGGCCCACACCCATGAAGCCCAAAACCCCGAGGTTCTGGACGTTGCTTCGTGGAACAAGAAGAACACGAGGACTGCATAA
- a CDS encoding carboxypeptidase M32, producing the protein MGYDALHAYLRRTEALSQIVGRLGWDQETVMPEGAAEQRAEEIGALEEVIHARRTAPAFAELLAAAVPQDDVQRAMVAQAQRSYDRATRIPADLAAEIARVNAISQHRWIAARKAEDLAGFLPTLQQVIALQAEQGQALAQGGSAYDALLDGYEPDMPSAQIAGIFDAMRPSLVALRAAIAEKPAVAEVQGDFDPALQMSLSTELAVAFGYDLNRGRIDKAVHPFSSGSGADVRITTRTDAADPFNCLFSTIHEVGHATYEQNIRPDFALTPLGNGVSMGVHESQSRIYENQLARSPAFCSWLFGRMRDTFGDFGVSEGDFVRTVNRVAPGYIRTEADEVHYNLHIMMRFDLERALIAGDLAVADLEGAWNDRFAADFGLTVTRPSQGVLQDVHWPAGLFGYFPTYALGNVYAGCLHAALRADILNLDDALANGDPSPATAWLRTHVQQHGGLFAPTDLIARACGGVPTEGPLIAYLQQKFGSLYAL; encoded by the coding sequence ATGGGGTATGACGCATTGCACGCCTATCTGCGCCGCACCGAGGCGCTGTCGCAGATTGTTGGCCGCCTTGGCTGGGATCAGGAAACGGTCATGCCCGAAGGGGCCGCCGAACAACGCGCCGAGGAAATCGGCGCGTTGGAAGAGGTGATCCACGCGCGCCGCACCGCGCCTGCCTTCGCCGAGCTGCTGGCGGCCGCTGTCCCGCAAGACGATGTGCAGCGCGCCATGGTGGCGCAGGCACAGCGTAGCTATGACCGCGCAACACGCATTCCCGCCGATCTGGCTGCAGAAATCGCACGCGTCAACGCGATCTCGCAGCACCGCTGGATCGCCGCCCGCAAGGCCGAGGATCTGGCCGGATTCCTGCCGACGCTGCAGCAGGTTATCGCGCTGCAAGCTGAACAGGGGCAGGCGCTGGCACAAGGCGGTTCGGCCTATGACGCGCTGCTGGATGGCTACGAGCCTGATATGCCGTCGGCGCAAATCGCGGGCATTTTCGATGCTATGCGCCCCAGCCTTGTCGCGCTGCGCGCGGCGATTGCCGAAAAGCCCGCCGTGGCCGAAGTTCAGGGCGATTTCGATCCGGCGTTGCAAATGTCGCTGTCGACCGAACTTGCCGTGGCTTTCGGCTACGACTTGAACCGCGGGCGGATCGACAAAGCAGTCCATCCGTTTTCGTCGGGGTCGGGGGCCGATGTCCGCATCACCACGCGCACAGACGCGGCTGATCCATTCAACTGCCTGTTCTCGACCATTCACGAGGTCGGGCACGCGACCTACGAACAAAACATCCGCCCCGATTTTGCGCTGACGCCGCTGGGTAATGGCGTGTCGATGGGGGTGCATGAAAGCCAAAGCCGGATTTACGAAAACCAGCTGGCGCGCAGCCCCGCGTTCTGTAGCTGGCTGTTCGGGCGCATGCGCGACACCTTTGGCGATTTCGGCGTTTCCGAAGGCGATTTCGTCCGCACCGTCAACCGTGTCGCCCCGGGCTATATCCGAACCGAGGCGGACGAGGTGCATTACAACCTGCACATCATGATGCGGTTTGATCTGGAGCGGGCGCTGATTGCAGGCGACTTGGCTGTCGCCGATCTGGAAGGGGCGTGGAATGACCGTTTCGCGGCCGATTTCGGGCTGACTGTCACGCGGCCCTCGCAAGGTGTGCTGCAAGACGTGCACTGGCCCGCTGGCTTGTTCGGCTATTTCCCGACCTACGCCTTGGGGAATGTTTACGCAGGTTGCCTGCACGCAGCCCTGCGTGCCGACATCCTCAATCTGGACGATGCACTGGCCAATGGCGACCCCAGCCCCGCGACGGCGTGGCTGCGCACCCATGTGCAACAGCACGGCGGCCTGTTCGCGCCGACCGACCTGATCGCCCGTGCGTGTGGCGGCGTACCGACCGAAGGCCCCCTGATTGCGTATTTGCAGCAAAAATTCGGTTCGCTTTACGCACTTTAA
- the ctaA gene encoding heme A synthase, with translation MATQPRKLFEDVGEGAKTAPAPGGIDGGRKPARQAIRIWLTLMFFMVMAMIVIGGLTRLTDSGLSITEWRPLSGALPPMTQAAWEAEFAKYQQIPQFHLLNADMTVDSFKFIFWWEWSHRQLGRALGLVWALGFIGFWVAKRIPPGWTGRLFSVGVLIGIQGAVGWWMVHSGLQDGMVAVASYRLATHLGLAFLTLGVMWWFFLLLARTGSDLRVAGRAQERPLFTIATVLVALTLLQILLGALVAGIDAGRSFPTWPLMGDSFFPPEPFSLIPGWRNFFENEGTVQFVHRSVAYLLFVVGLFVWWKTRRSPFSRTRFAANIVLAVMLVQVALGIITVVHASPLELAILHQFGAVGLWMAAINLRYLARYPVADSLRG, from the coding sequence ATGGCAACGCAACCCCGCAAGCTTTTTGAGGATGTCGGCGAGGGGGCAAAGACTGCCCCTGCACCCGGCGGTATTGACGGCGGCCGCAAGCCCGCGCGTCAGGCTATCCGCATTTGGCTGACACTTATGTTCTTCATGGTCATGGCCATGATCGTCATCGGCGGTCTGACCCGTCTGACGGATTCGGGCCTGTCGATCACCGAATGGCGCCCCCTTTCTGGCGCGCTGCCCCCGATGACACAGGCCGCGTGGGAGGCTGAGTTTGCAAAGTATCAGCAAATTCCGCAGTTCCACCTGCTGAACGCGGATATGACTGTCGATAGCTTCAAATTTATCTTTTGGTGGGAATGGAGCCACCGCCAACTGGGCCGCGCTTTGGGGCTGGTGTGGGCGCTGGGCTTTATTGGTTTCTGGGTCGCAAAACGCATCCCGCCGGGTTGGACGGGGCGTCTGTTCAGCGTTGGCGTTTTGATTGGTATTCAAGGTGCTGTCGGCTGGTGGATGGTTCATTCGGGCCTGCAAGACGGCATGGTCGCGGTGGCCAGCTATCGTCTGGCGACGCACTTGGGGCTGGCCTTCCTGACGCTCGGCGTAATGTGGTGGTTCTTCCTGCTGCTGGCGCGCACGGGGTCGGATTTGCGTGTCGCGGGGCGCGCGCAGGAACGCCCGCTGTTTACCATCGCGACGGTGTTGGTGGCGCTGACGCTGCTGCAAATTCTGCTGGGCGCGCTGGTAGCGGGTATCGATGCGGGCCGGTCTTTCCCGACTTGGCCGCTGATGGGTGACAGCTTCTTCCCGCCCGAGCCGTTCTCGCTGATCCCCGGCTGGCGGAATTTCTTTGAAAACGAGGGGACGGTGCAGTTCGTCCACCGCTCGGTCGCGTATCTGCTGTTCGTGGTGGGGCTATTTGTCTGGTGGAAAACCCGCCGTTCGCCCTTCAGCCGTACCCGCTTTGCCGCGAATATCGTGCTGGCGGTGATGTTGGTGCAGGTCGCGCTGGGCATCATCACGGTCGTTCACGCCTCGCCGTTGGAACTGGCGATTCTGCACCAGTTCGGCGCAGTGGGCCTGTGGATGGCCGCGATCAACCTGCGCTATCTGGCGCGGTATCCCGTCGCCGACAGTCTGCGAGGCTAA
- a CDS encoding RNA methyltransferase produces the protein MPTGTPQPAFVLIRPQMGENIGAAARAMWNFGLDRMRVIAPRDGWPNEKAVAMASGAGRLLDEAQLYDTTADALADCTFVYATTARPRGLTKPVMSPEAALADAAARTARGEKVAIMFGPERAGMENDDIARANVIITVPVNPDFPSLNLAQCVLLSAYEWRRATEAVAAERIEMAGAEWATTGDVEALATHFEQELDQAGFFFPDHKAASMKLNLRNLWSRMPFTRADVATLHGMLRQLLRPRG, from the coding sequence ATGCCCACTGGAACGCCTCAACCCGCCTTTGTTTTGATCCGCCCGCAAATGGGCGAGAATATCGGCGCGGCCGCGCGGGCGATGTGGAATTTCGGCCTCGACCGGATGCGTGTCATCGCGCCGCGCGATGGCTGGCCGAATGAAAAGGCGGTTGCCATGGCATCGGGCGCGGGGCGCCTGCTGGACGAGGCGCAGCTGTACGACACGACCGCCGATGCGCTGGCGGACTGCACATTTGTGTACGCCACCACCGCGCGCCCGCGCGGCCTGACGAAACCCGTCATGTCGCCCGAGGCCGCCTTGGCCGACGCCGCCGCCCGCACCGCGCGGGGCGAGAAAGTCGCCATCATGTTCGGCCCCGAGCGTGCCGGCATGGAAAACGACGACATCGCCCGCGCGAACGTGATTATCACGGTGCCGGTGAACCCCGATTTTCCCTCGCTCAATCTGGCGCAATGCGTGCTGCTGAGCGCCTATGAGTGGCGCCGCGCGACCGAGGCCGTTGCGGCCGAGCGGATCGAGATGGCCGGCGCCGAATGGGCGACCACCGGCGATGTCGAAGCCCTTGCTACGCATTTCGAGCAAGAACTGGATCAAGCTGGTTTCTTCTTCCCCGACCACAAGGCGGCGAGCATGAAACTGAACCTGCGCAACCTTTGGAGTCGTATGCCCTTCACACGTGCCGATGTGGCTACGTTGCATGGCATGCTACGCCAATTATTGCGCCCGCGCGGCTAA